The DNA window AGGCGCTTCCGTCTCCTCGTAGGTGCCGCGGAGGAGCTTCGCCGGGGTGCCGCGCGGGAGCGTCGGCAGAGGCTTGCCGTGTCGCGCGACGACGGTGGTCGGCACGGTGCCGGCCGGCAGACGTCCCGGCCGATAGTGCCGCGAGAGCTCGTCGAAGAGGCGCGGCGTGTTGCAGAGCAGGCGAACGCCGACGCCGGCGACCTGCGCGTGGAGCTCGAAGGGGGCGTCGGCCAGAACGTCGCTTAGATGTGGAATCATGGGTCCGACCCTAGGGCAGCTGATCGCGCGGGGCAAAAAAACCGCTCGGCTGGCCCGTCGAAAGCGCATCCGGTATCGTGTTCTCCTCGGAGAACGAAGGAGCCATCGCATGCTCTCGCGGAAGCTGGCCGTGCTCGCCCTTCCCCTCGCCCTCGTCGGCTGTCCCGACAAGACCCCTCCCAAGGAAGCGGATCGAGGCGGCGAGCCCACGCGCCCCGCGGATCCGCCGCCGCCGAAGGGAGCCGACCCTGCCGTCGATGACATCCCCCTCGATCCCAAGGCCGAGGAGGACCCGGCACGGCGACCCAAGGTCCCGGCGAAGGTCCCGACCGAGGTGGCCGTCAGGCAGCTCCTCGTCGCGCACTCCGGCGCGCCGCGTGCCGAGAAGGGGACGCGCAGTCGCGCGGAGGCCGAGCGCCGGGCGCGACGCCTCGTGGCGGCCGCGCGCCAGAAGGGGGGCGACTTCGCCTCGCTCGCCAGGCGTTTCTCCGACGCTCCCGACGAGGAGCGTGTCTTCGTCGAGACCTTTCACCCGGGGGACCGGGGGCCCGTCGCCAGGGCGGCGCTCGGCCTCGACCTCGGTCAGGTCTCCGACCCGATCGATGGGCCGGCCGGCTTCGTGGTCCTCGAGCGGGTGGAACCCGAGGAGTACTCCACGGCCCACATCGTCATCATGTTCAAGGGGACGAAGCTCGCCCCGGTCACGAACAAGAAGACGCGCGCCGAGGCCAAGGCCCTCGCGGAGAAGATTCGCGCGCTGGCTCTCAAGCCGGACGCGAGCTTCGCCGTGCTCGCGGCCCGCAACTCGGATTCACCGTCGGGCTCCCTCCGCGGGGGCGTGATCACGCCGCTCGGCCCGAAGCGCCTGACCCCGGGGATGGAGGCCTACCTCGAGGCGGTGAAGCAGCTCGAGGTCGGGGAGGTCTCGCCCGTCGTCGAGACGCCGTACGGCTTCCACGTCATCAAGCGCCTGCCGCTCAAGAAGATCGTCGCGCGCCACATCCTCGTCAGCTACGACGGTTCCAAGGGGCACCCGCGCGAGGCGCGCAGCAAGGCCGACGCGCTGAAGCTGGCCTTGAAGGTGCGCAAGGAGGCGGCCGCCGAGGGGGCCGACTTCGCCAAGCTGGCGCGCACCCACTCGGACGACTCCACGGCCGCCAAGGGGGGCGAGCTCCCCCCCTTCGCGCGCGGCGAGATGGTGCCGAAGTTCGAGCAGTACGCCTTCGCGCTCGGCGTGGGCGGCCTCTCGGCGGTGGTGGAGACGGAGTTCGGGTTTCACATCATCCGGCGAGAGCGCTAGACCTCGGCG is part of the Deltaproteobacteria bacterium genome and encodes:
- a CDS encoding peptidylprolyl isomerase, producing the protein MLSRKLAVLALPLALVGCPDKTPPKEADRGGEPTRPADPPPPKGADPAVDDIPLDPKAEEDPARRPKVPAKVPTEVAVRQLLVAHSGAPRAEKGTRSRAEAERRARRLVAAARQKGGDFASLARRFSDAPDEERVFVETFHPGDRGPVARAALGLDLGQVSDPIDGPAGFVVLERVEPEEYSTAHIVIMFKGTKLAPVTNKKTRAEAKALAEKIRALALKPDASFAVLAARNSDSPSGSLRGGVITPLGPKRLTPGMEAYLEAVKQLEVGEVSPVVETPYGFHVIKRLPLKKIVARHILVSYDGSKGHPREARSKADALKLALKVRKEAAAEGADFAKLARTHSDDSTAAKGGELPPFARGEMVPKFEQYAFALGVGGLSAVVETEFGFHIIRRER